The Synechococcus sp. CC9605 sequence GAGAAGATCAGCCTCCGCCATGGAATCTCTACCCGTCACCCTGCTGCAGGTGCTGGCCCAGACCCTGCAGATCTACTCCCTGGTGCTGATCGTTCGGGTTCTGCTGAGCTGGTTCCCGAACCTGGACTGGGGCAATCCGGTGCTGAGCAGCTTGAGTGCGATCACCGATCCTTACCTCAACGCCTTCAGGGGTTTGATCCCACCGCTGGGGGGCATTGATCTCTCCGCCATCCTGGCCTTCCTCGCCCTGAATCTGTTGCAGAGCCTTGTGGGGCAGTCGATCAGCGCCTTCTACATGTCGGGCTCCAGCTGGTGATCACTCCTTGGTAATCACTGCTGGTTAATGCCGCGCTCCAGCGGCAGCAAGTCATCATCGTCAACATCAACGCGGGTTCGGACCGGAGCATTGAAGCCTCGGGCGCGGGGATTTTTGATCACGAACGGTCCTGGGGTTCCGGCAGGCACTGAGATTCGCAGGGCGAACGCGGAGTGACCCGGGTTCACATCCCCGATCGATCCCACCCGGGTTCTGTTGGGAAGAACGGGTTCACCACTGGCATCCAGGATCCGTGCGTACACATCCGTGTCGATGACGCTGTTCTTGCTTCGGTTCTCAACATCTCCCGTCAGCACATAACAGCTGGCACCCACCGGCCGGCTCAGTTCGGGTTGATTGCCAGCATCAAGCTCTCCACAAGGATCTAGGCGAACCTCACTGAGTTGCAGTTCAGCGGCATCGCATGGGAGCGCCAGTCCCAGCAGCAAAGGGAGGCTGCACATCAAGGCAAGAAGTCGACGGAGCATCAGGAGATCAACGTTGGTCACCGCTGCCGCCGATGCGCCCGCGGGCAGCTCGGCTCGACAGTTTCTGCAGGTTGGCGTCAGCCACCCCATTCAGGTCATAACCCAGTTCGCTGGCCAACTGAGCCACGTACCAGAGCACATCTCCCAGCTCCAACTTGATGGCTTCGCGGGTGTCGGCATCAAAAACTCCTCCACGATCACGAATCACCTTTTTCACCTTGTCGGCCACTTCTCCGGCTTCACCGGTCAGGCCAAGGGTCGGATAGATGGGATTACGGCCAACATCCGGGTAGGCAGCCGTCTTTCGGGCGGCGTCCTGATAGGAATTCATCTCCATGGGGCCGGTTGGGAAACGCCCGGATGGTAGTTTCCGCAGGGATTTTCAGCCGCGATATGGGCCAGTTCGACCTGAACCGACGGACCAAGATCGTGGCCACCATCGGCCCTGCCACGGAGAGTCCAGAGCGGATCAAAGAGCTGGTGAAGGCTGGTGCTACCACCTTCAGGCTGAATTTTTCCCACGGGGACCACAGCGAGCACGCCGCACGCATCGCCACGATCCGTCAGGTGTCTGAGGAACTGGGCCAGACCATCGGCATCCTCCAAGACCTCCAGGGTCCGAAGATCCGGCTCGGGCGGTTCGCCGAGGGGCCGATCACCCTGGCCAACGGCGATCCGTTCACGCTCACCTCACGGCCGGTGAGCTGCGACAAGACGATCGCAACGGTCACCTACGACAAGCTCGCCGACGAAGTAACCGCCGGCAGTCGCATCCTGCTCGACGACGGCCGTGTGGAGATGAAGGTCGATACCGTCGACAAAGCGGAGCAGACCTTGCATTGCACCGTCACCGTGGGCGGTGTTCTCTCCAACAACAAAGGCGTCAACTTCCCAGATGTTCAACTTTCTGTTCGTGCCCTCACGGACAAGGACAAGACCGACTTGGCCTTTGGCCTCAGCCAGGGGGTGGACTGGGTGGCCCTCAGCTTCGTGCGCAATCCCTCGGACATGGAGGAGATTCGCGGATTGATTTGTGAACAGGGCCATGAGACCCCTGTAGTGGCGAAGATCGAAAAGTTTGAGGCCATCGATCAGATCGATTCAATCCTGCCGCTCTGTGACGGCGTGATGGTGGCCCGCGGTGACCTCGGCGTGGAGATGCCGGCCGAGGAAGTGCCGTTGCTGCAGAAGGAACTGATCCGCAAGGCCAACAGCCTGGGCATCCCCATCATTACTGCCACCCAGATGCTGGATTCCATGGCCTCCAGCCCCCGGCCCACCCGAGCCGAAGTTAGCGACGTGGCCAACGCCATCCTGGATGGCACCGACGCCGTGATGCTCTCCAACGAGACTGCAGTGGGGGATTTCCCCGTGGAAGCCGTCCAAACCATGGCGACCATTGCCCGAAGGATCGAGAAGGACTACCCCCAACGCTCGATCGACAGCCACCTTCCCAGCACCATTCCCAACGCCTTGAGCGGTGCGGTCAGCACCATCGCCAGCCAGCTCAATGCCTCGGCGATTCTCCCCCTCACCCGAAGTGGGGCCACAGCTCGCAACGTCAGCAAGTTCCGGCCTGCGGCACCCATCCTTGCCATCACTCCTGATCGCACCGTCGCCTGTCGTCTGCAGTTGGTGTGGGGCGTGACACCGCTGGTGATTCCCGAAGGCGAGCGAACCACGCAGACCTTCCAGGCAGCGATGCTCAAAGCCAAGGAGCTCAACCTGCTGAAGGAGAGTGATCTCGTGGTTCAGTCCGCAGGCACCCATGCCGGAGTTTCCGGATCCACGGATCTGGTCAAGGTGAGCATCGTGGGCAACGAAGCAGAGGCGACACTGATCTGAACGACGCCAAACCATGAAGCGGCGCATGCCCGCAACGGAAACGGTGCGGATGGCCCTGTCCACCCTGCGGAGCAACCGCCTCCGCAGCCTCCTCACGATGGTGGGCATCGTGATCGGTAACGCCTCTGTGATCACCCTGGTGGGGGTTGGACGGGGGGCACAGTTACTGGCTGAAGGTCAGTTGAACAACCTCGGGGCCAATGTGCTGTTTGTGGTTCCGGGCAACACAAACGCCAGACGCCAAGGTGTCACCCGACCCAAAACGCTTGTGCTGGAGGATGCCGAAGCCATCGCCAGCCAGGTTCCCAGCGTCAAGCGCGTGGCGCCCGTGATCAACACCAATCAGGTGGTTCAGGCCGGAGCCCGCAGCTCCACGGGTGCGGTCTTCGGCGCGACATCGGAGTTCCTCCCAGTGCGCAGCTTCGAGGTAGCCAAGGGCCGTTTCATCAACGCCAGGGACGTCGCCGGCGCGAAAGCCATTGCCGTGCTTGGCTCTGATCTGCGGATCAAGTTGTTTCCCACTGGCTCAGCCATTGGCCAGCAGGTGCGCATCGGCAATCAGAGCTTTGAGGTGGTCGGTGTGATGGCCCCCAAAGGAGCCGTCTTCGGCAGCAACCAGGATGAAAACACCTACATCCCAATCACAACAATGGTGAACCGGATCACCGGTCGGGATCCGATTTACGGCGTCAGCCTCAACTCCATCAGTGTTGAAGCCAGGGATGAAAACAGCATCAGCGCAGCCAGCTTTCAGATCAACAACCTGCTGAGGCAGCGGCACCGGATTCTCCGGGACGACGATTTCGTGGTGCGATCCCAGAAGGACGCCCTCACCATCGTGAGCACCATCACCGGAGGACTCACCCTGATGCTCGGGGCTATCGGTGGGATCTCCCTCCTGGTGGGAGGCATCGGGATCATGAACATCATGCTGGTGTCCGTCAGTGAACGCACCGAAGAGATCGGTCTGCGCAAAGCCCTGGGCGCCCGCAGCAGTGATGTGCTGCAACAGTTTCTGGTGGAATCACTTGCTCTCGCCAGCCTGGGCGGCGCCATCGGCACGCTGGCGGGTCTTGGAACAGTGAGCCTCGTGGCGGCGGTCACGCCCCTGCCAGCAACGATCGGCACAACGATGGTGGTGGTCACCGTTGGACTCTCGGGATCCATCGGTCTGTTCTTCGGAGTCGTTCCAGCCCGACGAGCCGCAAAACTCGACCCGATTGTTGCCCTGAGAAGCCTTTGAAAAAGGCCTCAAAAATCAGGCCAACTCCTTTACACTAATTAACGAATTTCTTCAGCTCATGAATCAGCGCTGGCGCCTTCTTGCCCTCTGGCTGTTGCCAATCGGCGTCGTGTTGCTGATCGGCTGGCAGGTCGTGAGCAATGGAGGCATGAATGGCCTCAG is a genomic window containing:
- the pyk gene encoding pyruvate kinase, which gives rise to MGQFDLNRRTKIVATIGPATESPERIKELVKAGATTFRLNFSHGDHSEHAARIATIRQVSEELGQTIGILQDLQGPKIRLGRFAEGPITLANGDPFTLTSRPVSCDKTIATVTYDKLADEVTAGSRILLDDGRVEMKVDTVDKAEQTLHCTVTVGGVLSNNKGVNFPDVQLSVRALTDKDKTDLAFGLSQGVDWVALSFVRNPSDMEEIRGLICEQGHETPVVAKIEKFEAIDQIDSILPLCDGVMVARGDLGVEMPAEEVPLLQKELIRKANSLGIPIITATQMLDSMASSPRPTRAEVSDVANAILDGTDAVMLSNETAVGDFPVEAVQTMATIARRIEKDYPQRSIDSHLPSTIPNALSGAVSTIASQLNASAILPLTRSGATARNVSKFRPAAPILAITPDRTVACRLQLVWGVTPLVIPEGERTTQTFQAAMLKAKELNLLKESDLVVQSAGTHAGVSGSTDLVKVSIVGNEAEATLI
- a CDS encoding ABC transporter permease; its protein translation is MKRRMPATETVRMALSTLRSNRLRSLLTMVGIVIGNASVITLVGVGRGAQLLAEGQLNNLGANVLFVVPGNTNARRQGVTRPKTLVLEDAEAIASQVPSVKRVAPVINTNQVVQAGARSSTGAVFGATSEFLPVRSFEVAKGRFINARDVAGAKAIAVLGSDLRIKLFPTGSAIGQQVRIGNQSFEVVGVMAPKGAVFGSNQDENTYIPITTMVNRITGRDPIYGVSLNSISVEARDENSISAASFQINNLLRQRHRILRDDDFVVRSQKDALTIVSTITGGLTLMLGAIGGISLLVGGIGIMNIMLVSVSERTEEIGLRKALGARSSDVLQQFLVESLALASLGGAIGTLAGLGTVSLVAAVTPLPATIGTTMVVVTVGLSGSIGLFFGVVPARRAAKLDPIVALRSL
- a CDS encoding nucleoside triphosphate pyrophosphohydrolase family protein; this translates as MEMNSYQDAARKTAAYPDVGRNPIYPTLGLTGEAGEVADKVKKVIRDRGGVFDADTREAIKLELGDVLWYVAQLASELGYDLNGVADANLQKLSSRAARGRIGGSGDQR
- a CDS encoding YggT family protein, with protein sequence MESLPVTLLQVLAQTLQIYSLVLIVRVLLSWFPNLDWGNPVLSSLSAITDPYLNAFRGLIPPLGGIDLSAILAFLALNLLQSLVGQSISAFYMSGSSW